In one Pasteuria penetrans genomic region, the following are encoded:
- the cwlD gene encoding N-acetylmuramoyl-L-alanine amidase CwlD — MMEQTPRWRQILSRQKIGSTKKGRDWKFPLKRQPPKTQWIGFLWILVLLACVGIWWNEHREVSKLDFPMVGRKFVLDPGHGGFDGGATGINGIIEKDITLKISLYLRDYLQESGAGVLLTRERDIDLSHEDTQPLRSRKSEDLLARVQFIKDNQPADALISIHLNAIPDQRWKGAQTFYPPTRVANAELAASIQDELIRNLENTSRVPVKRDNVYILKHSPIPAVLVEVGFLSNPEESVLLSTTAYQKKVAASIYYGLLKNYTSNRV; from the coding sequence ATGATGGAACAAACCCCCCGCTGGAGGCAGATACTGTCCCGACAAAAGATTGGGTCGACAAAAAAAGGGAGAGATTGGAAGTTCCCCCTTAAACGCCAGCCCCCAAAAACACAATGGATAGGTTTTTTGTGGATATTGGTATTGTTAGCATGTGTCGGTATATGGTGGAATGAGCATCGCGAAGTTAGCAAACTTGATTTCCCTATGGTGGGGAGGAAGTTTGTTCTTGATCCAGGACACGGGGGATTCGACGGGGGTGCAACAGGAATCAACGGCATTATAGAAAAAGATATTACCCTAAAAATTTCCCTCTATCTGCGAGATTATTTGCAGGAATCAGGTGCAGGGGTTCTCCTAACGCGGGAAAGGGATATCGATTTGTCCCACGAAGACACCCAACCGTTACGATCCCGTAAATCGGAAGATTTGTTAGCGCGGGTGCAATTCATCAAGGATAACCAACCAGCCGATGCACTGATCAGTATTCATCTCAATGCGATTCCGGACCAGCGATGGAAGGGAGCCCAAACCTTTTATCCTCCCACACGAGTTGCTAACGCCGAACTGGCGGCCTCCATACAAGATGAGCTGATACGGAATCTGGAAAACACGAGCCGGGTTCCTGTCAAGAGAGATAACGTATACATTCTGAAGCATTCACCCATTCCTGCTGTTCTTGTAGAGGTGGGCTTTTTGTCCAACCCAGAGGAGAGTGTACTCCTATCTACCACAGCCTACCAGAAAAAGGTTGCTGCTTCCATTTATTATGGTCTTTTGAAGAATTATACTTCCAATAGGGTATAA
- a CDS encoding transposase, which produces MAFAKEYMETKLGPTGSDKMKIRYILKSIVNRPSPGIRCSCEDSGNLGQKFVRAGFDKKRKIKHGILGLWEIESVMKPQRWRCTYCEDKFNHVYAFVGKGKKYADFCREMFSSTAVISSAAKAARLHGIPVRTGYTLFFDEFLPRKRKELEEKAIRQAREQGRCLTIGIDDTSTRKGKNYASYIYDTKLGSVLAVIKGRKYEELMDYQRQNHHLYELDPAVIAMDRAPTYTKFALSEFPNALIVFDRFHIIKNIRDLTLHPPLKVTLRDKRFAPTIKELLLDLLWKNYREELSDQERNILNELLSCSEKLKNKYEYITNLLSFYKKKEKFFPRDFFVFRWHLSCHLHWEWVDCMYKELENGKYLSRIKGFVKDALKKKHRGLLPESKRLLLEKIFHLADWHKLGEAYEFIEDVGKWYDTDYPTFTEAYNNLHALIGKGLQHDHKNIRKGAESLQRGQQSIANYHRGDKATNALIEGKNCATKLDFRQRFGVRIWRNYENLAIVCRNSHLENDQGVNCRNVS; this is translated from the coding sequence ATGGCCTTTGCGAAGGAGTACATGGAAACGAAATTAGGACCCACAGGATCAGATAAAATGAAAATTCGTTATATCCTAAAGTCCATTGTCAACCGTCCATCTCCGGGAATCAGGTGTTCCTGTGAGGATTCGGGAAATTTGGGACAAAAATTTGTGAGAGCGGGATTCGATAAGAAACGGAAAATAAAACACGGCATCCTTGGTTTATGGGAAATTGAATCCGTTATGAAACCCCAACGATGGAGATGTACCTACTGCGAGGACAAATTCAACCACGTGTATGCATTTGTTGGGAAAGGGAAAAAATATGCAGATTTTTGTAGGGAAATGTTCTCGTCAACAGCAGTTATATCTTCAGCAGCGAAGGCAGCAAGGTTACATGGAATACCGGTGAGAACAGGTTATACCCTATTTTTTGACGAATTTCTTCCTAGAAAGAGAAAAGAACTCGAGGAAAAGGCCATCAGGCAGGCCAGGGAACAGGGACGTTGTTTGACCATCGGTATAGATGATACATCGACAAGGAAAGGTAAGAACTACGCAAGCTATATCTATGATACAAAACTTGGGTCTGTATTGGCTGTGATAAAAGGCCGAAAATATGAGGAACTTATGGACTACCAGAGGCAAAATCACCACCTATATGAACTTGATCCAGCGGTTATTGCCATGGACCGAGCCCCTACCTATACTAAGTTTGCTCTATCGGAATTCCCCAACGCGCTTATTGTGTTTGATCGCTTTCACATCATCAAGAATATAAGGGATCTTACCTTACACCCCCCTCTGAAAGTCACTCTTAGGGATAAGCGATTTGCCCCCACCATAAAGGAATTGTTACTTGACCTACTATGGAAAAATTATCGGGAGGAACTTTCCGATCAAGAGAGGAATATTCTTAATGAATTACTTAGTTGTTCGGAAAAATTAAAGAATAAGTATGAATATATTACAAATTTGTTATCATTTTACAAGAAAAAAGAGAAATTCTTCCCCCGTGATTTCTTTGTTTTCCGCTGGCATTTGTCTTGTCATCTGCACTGGGAATGGGTGGACTGTATGTATAAGGAACTCGAAAATGGGAAATATCTGTCCAGGATCAAAGGGTTCGTAAAGGACGCCCTGAAGAAAAAACACAGAGGATTACTTCCCGAATCCAAGAGGCTACTCCTGGAAAAAATATTTCATCTTGCAGATTGGCATAAACTCGGGGAAGCCTACGAATTTATAGAGGATGTTGGAAAATGGTATGACACCGATTATCCCACTTTTACCGAGGCTTACAATAATCTGCACGCTCTCATCGGGAAAGGATTACAGCACGACCACAAGAACATTAGAAAAGGTGCAGAGAGCCTACAGAGGGGGCAACAGTCCATTGCAAATTACCATCGAGGAGACAAGGCTACCAATGCCCTTATAGAGGGAAAAAACTGTGCCACCAAGCTTGACTTTCGCCAACGTTTTGGGGTTCGGATTTGGAGGAACTATGAGAACCTTGCTATCGTATGTCGCAATAGCCACCTGGAAAACGATCAGGGGGTAAATTGCCGTAATGTTTCATAA
- a CDS encoding CPBP family intramembrane glutamic endopeptidase — MDWPGLMAVTIAPAVGEELFFRGTLQSRVGIWITSVLFTLVPMQYDWYGLLIIFLDSLFLGWIARHYSIWLSIGLHIHDNFMVLV; from the coding sequence TTGGATTGGCCTGGCCTTATGGCAGTAACCATTGCACCGGCGGTCGGGGAAGAATTGTTCTTTCGGGGTACTCTCCAGTCGCGTGTGGGTATTTGGATTACTAGTGTTCTGTTTACCCTGGTACCTATGCAGTATGATTGGTACGGTCTTCTTATTATTTTTCTGGACTCACTATTCCTTGGATGGATTGCACGTCATTATTCCATATGGTTGTCTATAGGACTTCATATACACGATAATTTCATGGTGTTGGTGTAG
- a CDS encoding methyltransferase domain-containing protein, producing MEKEQVIRQFDRVSTHYEQNATVQTTMATFLITQLLTHLKGPSPSSHHIRSILEVGCGTGILTRHLVRVFPKAHIVAIDFSQTMLLSARACPTLAHVEFLHADAEAITFPPNTWDLVVSNAVLQWFFQPKKTITSWYDSLRPGGTALATTFGPQTFCELKKAAHRAGIEGWYQFPLHSLNQWRDLWGKAGYGDIFGSEILLRHTYQNAIDLLHTIQGMGGTRRPIGKGIRHRSFQRVLQQYDQDFTTINGENTYSTYHILVLCGHRPLSGLSSPF from the coding sequence GTGGAGAAGGAACAAGTCATTCGCCAATTTGATCGTGTCAGCACTCACTATGAACAGAACGCCACGGTTCAGACTACAATGGCTACCTTTTTGATCACCCAATTATTGACCCATCTAAAGGGTCCCAGCCCATCTTCTCATCATATTAGGTCGATTTTAGAGGTTGGTTGTGGGACCGGTATTCTCACACGTCATCTCGTGCGGGTTTTTCCCAAAGCCCATATTGTTGCCATCGACTTCTCCCAAACTATGCTCCTGTCGGCTCGGGCTTGCCCCACACTAGCCCATGTAGAGTTTTTACATGCAGATGCAGAAGCCATAACATTCCCCCCCAATACCTGGGACCTTGTGGTAAGCAATGCTGTGCTTCAATGGTTCTTTCAGCCAAAGAAAACGATAACATCCTGGTATGATTCCCTCCGGCCCGGTGGGACCGCGTTGGCTACCACCTTTGGACCCCAAACCTTCTGTGAACTAAAAAAGGCGGCCCATAGGGCCGGCATAGAGGGGTGGTATCAATTTCCCCTCCACTCCCTGAATCAATGGCGGGATCTATGGGGGAAAGCGGGTTATGGGGATATCTTTGGTAGTGAAATCTTGTTGCGTCACACCTATCAAAACGCCATCGATCTCCTTCACACGATTCAGGGGATGGGGGGAACCCGTCGACCCATTGGGAAAGGAATTCGACACCGCAGCTTCCAAAGGGTTTTACAACAATACGATCAGGATTTTACTACTATCAATGGAGAAAACACATATTCCACCTATCACATTCTGGTTCTGTGTGGACATCGTCCCTTATCCGGATTGTCATCTCCATTTTGA
- a CDS encoding CPBP family intramembrane glutamic endopeptidase, with the protein MSLIMSKYITINLLVRMLLETLLVLFVVRFDRVYYQHTVVLKNSSRRELLQRWGRMADVFLVVLYGVWTVYYAFKFMPVIKKWLSLEHFFYLPVPEQFSLCGLLILYSLLGVFFVWPAFRSYILSQLQLDPQRYLHRILVWWMFSCFIDLIFVKFSRPNIAYEYLDWIEDGQGVWLIHCQEILLVVLAIGGGVTRNWKEMLVRLGLNRKPTVIDLGWAWVSKTGCDFLQSTIHKFLFLYSFLPESSDPPLPSLDWPALMAVTLAPAIGEELFFRGALQPRVGIWITSILFTLVHAQYDWYGLLIIFLGSLLLGWIAHRYSIWLSIGFHMYNNFMVSFS; encoded by the coding sequence ATGTCTTTGATCATGTCTAAGTATATTACAATAAATCTTTTAGTAAGAATGTTGCTTGAGACGTTACTTGTTCTATTTGTTGTAAGATTCGATCGTGTTTACTATCAGCATACGGTAGTGTTGAAAAATAGTTCTCGTCGGGAATTACTCCAGAGATGGGGTAGGATGGCGGACGTTTTCTTAGTGGTATTGTATGGTGTTTGGACAGTATACTATGCATTCAAATTTATGCCCGTTATCAAGAAATGGTTATCACTTGAACATTTTTTCTATTTACCCGTACCGGAGCAGTTTTCTCTCTGTGGCCTCCTTATTTTGTACTCTTTGTTGGGTGTATTTTTTGTGTGGCCCGCGTTTCGATCGTACATACTGTCCCAATTACAACTTGATCCCCAGCGATACCTTCATCGCATCCTGGTATGGTGGATGTTTTCCTGTTTCATTGATCTTATATTCGTAAAGTTTTCCCGTCCCAATATCGCGTATGAATACTTGGATTGGATTGAGGATGGTCAGGGTGTATGGCTTATACATTGTCAAGAAATATTGCTTGTTGTATTGGCTATAGGTGGTGGTGTTACTCGTAACTGGAAGGAAATGCTAGTTCGACTAGGACTGAACAGGAAACCCACAGTCATAGATTTGGGGTGGGCTTGGGTTTCCAAGACGGGATGTGATTTTTTACAATCAACTATACATAAATTTTTATTTTTATATTCATTTTTACCTGAATCTAGCGATCCCCCGCTTCCATCGTTGGATTGGCCGGCTCTTATGGCAGTAACCCTTGCACCGGCGATTGGGGAAGAGTTGTTCTTTCGGGGCGCCCTTCAGCCACGTGTGGGTATTTGGATTACCAGTATTCTGTTTACCCTAGTACATGCGCAGTATGATTGGTACGGTCTTCTTATTATTTTTTTGGGATCACTATTACTTGGATGGATTGCACATCGTTATTCTATATGGTTGTCTATAGGATTTCATATGTACAATAATTTCATGGTTTCTTTTTCATAA
- a CDS encoding CPBP family intramembrane glutamic endopeptidase: MSKYITIDLLVRMLLETLLVLFVVRFDRVYYQHMIVLKNSSRRELLQKWGGMADVFLVVLYGVWMVYHSLKFIPVIEKWSSPAHFFYLSAPEQFALYGLMILYLSLGIFFVWPAFRSYILSQLRLDPRRYLYRILVWWVFSRFINFIFAKFFHPNTSYEYLDWIEDIQSIWLINCQEILLVVLAIGGGVTRNWKEMLVRLGLNRKPTVIDFGWAWVSKTGCDFLQSTIHKFLFLYLFLPESSDPLPSPLDWSALMAVTIAPAIGEELFFRGALQPRVGIWVTSILFTLVHTQYDWYGLLIIFLNSLLFGWIAHRYSIWLSIGFHMYNNFIVFS; encoded by the coding sequence ATGTCTAAGTATATTACAATAGATCTTTTAGTAAGAATGTTGCTTGAGACGTTACTTGTTCTATTTGTTGTAAGATTCGATCGTGTTTACTATCAGCATATGATAGTGTTGAAAAATAGTTCTCGTCGGGAATTACTCCAGAAATGGGGTGGGATGGCGGACGTTTTCTTAGTGGTACTGTATGGTGTTTGGATGGTATACCATTCTTTAAAATTTATACCTGTTATTGAAAAATGGTCATCACCTGCACATTTTTTCTATTTATCAGCACCAGAGCAGTTTGCTCTCTATGGTCTCATGATTCTGTACTTATCGTTGGGTATATTTTTTGTGTGGCCCGCGTTTCGATCGTATATACTATCCCAATTACGACTTGATCCCCGGCGATACCTTTATCGCATCTTGGTATGGTGGGTGTTTTCCCGTTTTATTAATTTTATATTCGCGAAGTTCTTTCATCCTAATACCTCGTATGAATATTTGGATTGGATTGAGGATATTCAGTCTATATGGCTTATAAATTGTCAAGAGATATTGCTTGTTGTGTTGGCCATAGGTGGTGGTGTTACTCGTAACTGGAAGGAAATGCTAGTTCGACTAGGACTGAACAGGAAACCCACAGTCATAGATTTTGGATGGGCTTGGGTTTCTAAGACGGGATGTGATTTTTTACAATCAACTATACATAAATTTTTATTTTTATATTTATTTTTACCTGAATCTAGCGATCCCCTGCCTTCGCCGTTGGATTGGTCGGCTCTTATGGCAGTAACCATTGCACCGGCGATTGGGGAAGAGTTGTTCTTTCGGGGTGCTCTTCAGCCACGTGTGGGTATTTGGGTTACCAGTATTCTGTTCACCCTGGTACATACGCAGTATGATTGGTACGGTCTTCTTATTATTTTTTTGAATTCACTATTATTTGGATGGATTGCACACCGTTATTCCATATGGTTGTCTATAGGATTTCACATGTACAATAATTTCATAGTTTTTTCGTAA
- a CDS encoding CPBP family glutamic-type intramembrane protease: MSRKPTVIDLGWAWVSKKGCDFLQSTIHKFLFLYLFLSESSDPLPPSLGWPALMAVTIAPAIGEELFFRGALQSRVGIWVTSILFTLVHTQYDWYGLLIIFLDSLLLGWIAHRYSIWLSIGFHMYNNFIVFS, encoded by the coding sequence TTGAGCAGGAAACCCACAGTCATAGATTTGGGGTGGGCTTGGGTTTCCAAGAAGGGATGTGATTTTTTACAATCAACTATACATAAATTTTTATTTTTATATTTATTTTTATCTGAATCTAGCGATCCCCTGCCCCCATCGTTGGGTTGGCCGGCCCTTATGGCAGTAACCATTGCACCTGCGATTGGGGAAGAGTTGTTCTTTCGGGGTGCTCTTCAGTCACGTGTGGGTATTTGGGTTACCAGTATTCTGTTTACCCTGGTACATACGCAGTATGATTGGTACGGTCTTCTTATTATTTTTTTGGATTCACTATTACTTGGATGGATTGCACACCGTTATTCCATATGGTTGTCTATAGGATTTCACATGTACAATAATTTCATAGTATTTTCATAA